The following are encoded together in the Pseudomonas xantholysinigenes genome:
- the modA gene encoding molybdate ABC transporter substrate-binding protein: MRIRLSHLAVSTLASLVCLNSAWADEVQVAVAANFTAPIQAIAKDFEKDTGHKLVAAYGATGQFYAQIKNGAPFEVFLAADDSTPAKLEQEKEIVAGSRFTYAIGTLALWSAKPGYVDAKGEVLKKNDFKHLSIANPKAAPYGLAATQVLDKLKLTEATKAKIVEGQNITQAFQFVSTGNAELGFVALSQVYKDGKISEGSAWIVPAELHDPIRQDAVILNKGKDNPAAKALVDYLKGPKAAAVIKSYGYEI, encoded by the coding sequence ATGCGTATTCGCCTGTCCCACCTGGCCGTCAGCACCCTCGCCAGCCTTGTCTGCCTCAACAGTGCCTGGGCCGATGAAGTCCAGGTTGCCGTGGCCGCCAACTTTACAGCGCCCATCCAGGCCATCGCCAAGGACTTCGAAAAAGACACCGGCCACAAGCTGGTCGCCGCCTATGGCGCCACTGGCCAGTTCTACGCACAGATCAAGAACGGCGCCCCGTTCGAAGTGTTCCTCGCCGCCGACGACAGCACCCCAGCCAAGCTCGAGCAGGAAAAGGAAATCGTCGCTGGTTCGCGTTTCACCTACGCCATCGGCACCCTGGCCCTGTGGTCGGCCAAACCCGGTTACGTCGACGCCAAGGGCGAGGTACTGAAGAAGAACGACTTCAAGCACCTGTCCATCGCCAACCCCAAGGCCGCGCCCTACGGCCTGGCCGCCACCCAGGTGCTGGACAAGCTGAAACTGACCGAGGCCACCAAGGCCAAGATCGTCGAAGGCCAGAACATCACCCAGGCGTTCCAGTTCGTCTCCACCGGCAACGCCGAACTGGGCTTCGTCGCCCTGTCGCAGGTCTACAAGGACGGCAAGATCAGCGAAGGCTCGGCCTGGATCGTGCCTGCCGAACTGCATGACCCGATCCGCCAGGACGCGGTCATCCTGAACAAGGGCAAGGACAACCCGGCGGCCAAGGCCCTGGTGGACTACCTCAAAGGCCCGAAGGCCGCCGCGGTGATCAAGTCCTACGGCTATGAAATCTGA
- a CDS encoding NAD(P)H-dependent flavin oxidoreductase has protein sequence MSTWQDRRILDLLGIEEPILQAPMAGASGSAMAIAVGNAGGLGALPCAMLNGEQIRSEIAAFREACQGPLNLNFFCHQPPSPDPVRDARWKQALKPYYDEVGADFDAPTPVSSRAPFDEQGCLLVEQLRPEVVSFHFGLPPAELLQRVKASGAKVMSSATTVEEAIWLEQHGCDAIIAMGYEAGGHRGMFLSDDLTSQIGTFALVPQVVDAVRLPVIAAGGIADHRGLRAALALGASAVQVGTAYLFCPEAKVSPAHRHALDTAPASATALTNLFTGRPARGIYNRIMRELGPMSALAPRFPLAGGALMPLRAISDPQGNSDFSNLWSGQALRLGQPMPAGELTRLIAGLTAKS, from the coding sequence ATGAGCACCTGGCAAGACCGCCGCATCCTCGACCTGCTGGGTATCGAGGAGCCCATTCTCCAGGCGCCCATGGCCGGCGCCAGCGGTTCGGCGATGGCCATCGCCGTCGGCAACGCCGGCGGCCTGGGCGCCCTGCCCTGCGCCATGCTCAACGGCGAACAGATTCGCAGTGAGATCGCAGCGTTTCGCGAGGCCTGCCAGGGCCCGCTCAACCTCAACTTCTTCTGCCATCAGCCGCCCTCTCCCGACCCGGTACGCGATGCGCGCTGGAAGCAGGCACTCAAGCCTTATTACGACGAAGTCGGCGCCGACTTCGACGCACCCACACCGGTGTCCAGTCGTGCGCCGTTCGATGAACAGGGCTGCCTGCTGGTCGAGCAACTGCGCCCAGAGGTGGTCAGTTTCCACTTCGGCCTGCCGCCTGCCGAACTGCTGCAACGGGTGAAAGCCAGCGGCGCCAAGGTCATGTCCAGTGCCACCACCGTGGAAGAAGCCATTTGGCTCGAGCAGCACGGCTGCGATGCGATCATCGCCATGGGCTACGAGGCCGGTGGCCATCGGGGCATGTTCCTGAGCGACGACCTTACCAGCCAGATCGGCACCTTCGCCCTGGTACCGCAAGTGGTCGACGCGGTGCGCCTCCCGGTGATCGCCGCCGGCGGCATCGCCGACCACCGGGGCCTGCGCGCCGCCCTGGCCCTGGGCGCCTCGGCGGTGCAGGTCGGCACCGCCTATCTGTTCTGCCCCGAGGCCAAGGTTTCCCCGGCCCACCGCCATGCCCTGGACACCGCGCCGGCGAGCGCGACGGCACTGACCAACCTGTTTACCGGCCGCCCGGCACGGGGCATCTACAACCGCATCATGCGCGAACTGGGGCCGATGAGCGCGCTGGCGCCACGGTTTCCACTGGCCGGTGGCGCGCTGATGCCGCTGCGGGCGATCAGCGACCCACAAGGCAACAGCGACTTCAGCAACCTATGGTCGGGCCAGGCACTGCGCCTGGGGCAACCGATGCCCGCAGGCGAGCTGACGCGGCTGATCGCCGGCCTGACAGCAAAAAGCTGA
- a CDS encoding DUF1883 domain-containing protein, with the protein MKFVHQREHLNEDDIVVIECSQRCNIRLMNDANFRSFKNGGRHTYHGGHFDKFPAKITVPSTGFWNITIDTVTTRPISVTRKPTLTHKIKIIRRSSSKLG; encoded by the coding sequence CTGAACGAGGACGACATCGTCGTCATCGAATGCTCCCAGCGCTGCAACATCCGCCTGATGAACGACGCCAACTTCCGCAGCTTCAAGAACGGCGGGCGCCACACCTACCACGGCGGGCACTTCGACAAGTTCCCGGCGAAGATCACCGTGCCCAGCACCGGATTCTGGAACATCACCATCGACACCGTGACCACACGCCCGATTTCGGTGACGCGCAAGCCGACCCTGACCCACAAGATCAAGATCATTCGTCGCTCGTCGTCGAAACTCGGATAA